One genomic window of Cyprinus carpio isolate SPL01 chromosome B8, ASM1834038v1, whole genome shotgun sequence includes the following:
- the mkrn4 gene encoding makorin, ring finger protein, 4 isoform X2: MDRYRTPCRQSRKGSSNVQREVCRQFINGSCRYGPSCYYLHEFPAVPSFQVQCRYFQKGGCWFGDRCRYLHVPQGGEGSSGSSRRGSAPAVFPSALAGRSLADRRGSEPSLLPPQGAYSLTRRGSEPLVTSMNVLQQNFERLTTGIAEEEEFGAVEDGPPQQDATRPLQQISATDSSSSDNSSSAAFVPGAAPAKVTGSPERPDQGGAAVSMEQQHSRAFDQSKDVACGICMDKISEKSTSQERRYGILPNCNHAFCISCIVTWRKTKDFQEDVIKGCPQCRVKSSFYIPSKHWVCDGEEKASLIAAFKERSSKLKCTFFMRHGCCPFKSECIYSHDMPPNHTHRRRRSAPRDTAEMLEDLGIDGIQLWSYIFALTLLDEDDDDLLDFLDD, encoded by the exons ATGGATCGGTACCGCACACCGTGTAGACAGTCGAGAAAAGGCAGCTCGAACGTACAAAGAGAAGTCTGCAG GCAGTTCATCAATGGATCTTGTCGCTATGGTCCGAGCTGTTACTATCTACACGAGTTTCCTGCAGTACCGTCGTTTCAAGTTCAGTGTAGGTACTTCCAGAAAGGTGGCTGCTGGTTTGGGGACCGTTGCAG GTATCTCCATGTTCCTCAAGGGGGTGAAGGTTCTTCAGGGAGCAGCAGACGCGGTTCAGCACCTGCAGTGTTCCCCTCTGCACTGGCAGGCCGTTCTCTGGCTGACCGTCGAGGATCTGAGCCCTCTCTTCTCCCACCTCAAGGAGCCTACAGCCTGACTCGAAGGGGTTCAGAGCCTCTGGTCACAAGTATGAACGTGCTGCAGCAGAACTTTGAGCGTTTGACTACAGGCATTGCAGAGGAGGAAGAGTTCGGGGCTGTGGAAGATGGACCACCCCAGCAGG ATGCAACGAGACCGCTACAACAAATCAGTGCTACAGACTCCAGTTCTTCAGATAACTCCAGTTCTGCAGCTTTTGTACCTGGTGCAGCACCTGCCAAA GTGACTGGTTCACCAGAGAGACCAGATCAGGGTGGCGCTGCAGTATCGATGGAGCAGCAGCATTCAAGGGCCTTTGATCAAAGCAAAGATGTGGCCTGTGGCATCTGCATGGACAAAATTTCTGAGAAATCCACCTCTCAGGAACGGCGTTATGGCATCCTACCCAACTGCAATCATGCTTTCTGCATCAGCTGCATTGTTACATGGAGGAAAACGAAGGACTTCCAGGAGGATGTCATCaa gggcTGTCCACAGTGCAGAGTGAAATCCTCCTTTTACATTCCCAGCAAACACTGGGTCTGTGATGGAGAGGAAAAGGCATCATTGATAGCCGCTTTCAAAGAAAGAAGCAG taagtTAAAGTGCACTTTCTTCATGCGTCACGGATGCTGCCCCTTTAAATCGGAGTGCATCTACAGCCATGACATGCCCCCTAATCACACACACCGTCGCAGGCGCTCGGCACCCAGG GACACAGCTGAGATGTTGGAGGATTTGGGCATTGATGGCATCCAACTTTGGAGCTACATTTTTGCCCTAACTCTGTTGGATGAAGATGACGATGACCTTCTGGATTTTCTTGATGACTAA
- the mkrn4 gene encoding makorin, ring finger protein, 4 isoform X1, with amino-acid sequence MGKPRPTIIKVCMPLAIHQAQRDKRKMERHAQSSKGPGDSSSVCRQFINGSCRYGPSCYYLHEFPAVPSFQVQCRYFQKGGCWFGDRCRYLHVPQGGEGSSGSSRRGSAPAVFPSALAGRSLADRRGSEPSLLPPQGAYSLTRRGSEPLVTSMNVLQQNFERLTTGIAEEEEFGAVEDGPPQQDATRPLQQISATDSSSSDNSSSAAFVPGAAPAKVTGSPERPDQGGAAVSMEQQHSRAFDQSKDVACGICMDKISEKSTSQERRYGILPNCNHAFCISCIVTWRKTKDFQEDVIKGCPQCRVKSSFYIPSKHWVCDGEEKASLIAAFKERSSKLKCTFFMRHGCCPFKSECIYSHDMPPNHTHRRRRSAPRDTAEMLEDLGIDGIQLWSYIFALTLLDEDDDDLLDFLDD; translated from the exons ATGGGAAAGCCCCGCCCAACAATTATAAAAGTGTGCATGCCATTAGCCATCCATCAGGCACAGAGGGACAAGCGCAAGATGGAAAGGCATGCACAATCATCCAAAGGCCCAGGAGACAGCAGTTCAGTTTGTAG GCAGTTCATCAATGGATCTTGTCGCTATGGTCCGAGCTGTTACTATCTACACGAGTTTCCTGCAGTACCGTCGTTTCAAGTTCAGTGTAGGTACTTCCAGAAAGGTGGCTGCTGGTTTGGGGACCGTTGCAG GTATCTCCATGTTCCTCAAGGGGGTGAAGGTTCTTCAGGGAGCAGCAGACGCGGTTCAGCACCTGCAGTGTTCCCCTCTGCACTGGCAGGCCGTTCTCTGGCTGACCGTCGAGGATCTGAGCCCTCTCTTCTCCCACCTCAAGGAGCCTACAGCCTGACTCGAAGGGGTTCAGAGCCTCTGGTCACAAGTATGAACGTGCTGCAGCAGAACTTTGAGCGTTTGACTACAGGCATTGCAGAGGAGGAAGAGTTCGGGGCTGTGGAAGATGGACCACCCCAGCAGG ATGCAACGAGACCGCTACAACAAATCAGTGCTACAGACTCCAGTTCTTCAGATAACTCCAGTTCTGCAGCTTTTGTACCTGGTGCAGCACCTGCCAAA GTGACTGGTTCACCAGAGAGACCAGATCAGGGTGGCGCTGCAGTATCGATGGAGCAGCAGCATTCAAGGGCCTTTGATCAAAGCAAAGATGTGGCCTGTGGCATCTGCATGGACAAAATTTCTGAGAAATCCACCTCTCAGGAACGGCGTTATGGCATCCTACCCAACTGCAATCATGCTTTCTGCATCAGCTGCATTGTTACATGGAGGAAAACGAAGGACTTCCAGGAGGATGTCATCaa gggcTGTCCACAGTGCAGAGTGAAATCCTCCTTTTACATTCCCAGCAAACACTGGGTCTGTGATGGAGAGGAAAAGGCATCATTGATAGCCGCTTTCAAAGAAAGAAGCAG taagtTAAAGTGCACTTTCTTCATGCGTCACGGATGCTGCCCCTTTAAATCGGAGTGCATCTACAGCCATGACATGCCCCCTAATCACACACACCGTCGCAGGCGCTCGGCACCCAGG GACACAGCTGAGATGTTGGAGGATTTGGGCATTGATGGCATCCAACTTTGGAGCTACATTTTTGCCCTAACTCTGTTGGATGAAGATGACGATGACCTTCTGGATTTTCTTGATGACTAA